One part of the Pseudemcibacter aquimaris genome encodes these proteins:
- the trxA gene encoding thioredoxin, which yields MENTATGTGAIIFDADMSNFMPDVIERSMQVPVLVDFWATWCEPCKTLGPILEKVVSEANGAVVMAKVDIDKTQEIAAQMQIRSVPTVVAFIDGRPVDAFAGVKTESEIREFIEKIAPEVGPSESAKLIEYADQAFEAENYQEAGGAYSQALQMEPDNIQATAGLANSLIKLGDLENAEQVLSGAADKNDPVISAALAALETAKQLGDIGYLDALIKAAQDNPDDYQAKFDLSLALWAANKRDEAAQELLDIIAADRSWQDDGARTQLLKFFEMAGPMDPFTVAARRKLSSLLFS from the coding sequence ATGGAAAATACAGCAACGGGCACGGGCGCTATCATTTTTGATGCGGATATGTCCAATTTTATGCCGGACGTTATCGAACGATCAATGCAGGTTCCGGTCCTTGTCGATTTTTGGGCCACATGGTGCGAACCATGTAAAACCCTTGGCCCAATACTTGAAAAAGTTGTCAGTGAGGCCAATGGTGCGGTCGTCATGGCCAAGGTCGACATCGACAAAACACAGGAAATTGCAGCACAGATGCAAATCCGTTCAGTACCAACCGTTGTTGCTTTCATTGATGGCCGCCCTGTTGATGCCTTTGCTGGCGTAAAAACCGAAAGCGAGATTAGAGAATTCATTGAAAAAATCGCACCCGAGGTCGGACCGTCAGAATCAGCAAAATTAATTGAATATGCAGATCAGGCCTTTGAAGCAGAAAATTATCAAGAAGCTGGCGGCGCATATTCACAAGCACTGCAAATGGAACCTGATAATATCCAAGCCACCGCGGGTCTTGCCAATTCACTGATTAAACTGGGTGATCTTGAAAATGCTGAACAGGTATTATCAGGCGCTGCTGATAAGAATGACCCTGTTATTTCTGCGGCGCTCGCCGCACTTGAAACCGCAAAACAATTGGGTGATATCGGCTATCTTGATGCCCTGATCAAGGCGGCACAAGATAACCCGGATGATTATCAGGCAAAATTTGATTTATCACTTGCCCTATGGGCTGCGAATAAGCGCGATGAAGCCGCACAGGAACTGCTTGATATTATTGCAGCAGACAGAAGTTGGCAGGATGACGGCGCAAGAACACAACTGCTTAAATTTTTTGAAATGGCAGGCCCAATGGACCCATTTACTGTGGCCGCGCGCCGGAAACTATCAAGCCTATTATTTTCGTGA
- a CDS encoding LON peptidase substrate-binding domain-containing protein has protein sequence MTAAPLPERLPIFPLTGAMLLPRGYLPLNIFEPRYKEMVEVARSGSGIIGMVQPSQAKISSSLENNDQFGTAERGRPLYDVGCAGLISNFEESNNGQYIIVLTGLRRFKIKKELPKEYQFREVLADYSPYMEDGDDISLFDDEYKDPFIRLLNEYFNAFDIDMDVNEFYDIPHEELVNSMAMICPFEASEKQLLLESPTCKTRVQMMMQLMDFNLRKHDISSDNIIH, from the coding sequence ATGACAGCCGCACCATTACCAGAAAGATTACCCATTTTCCCGCTTACCGGCGCAATGCTTTTGCCGCGCGGGTATTTGCCGCTCAATATTTTTGAACCACGCTATAAAGAAATGGTTGAAGTGGCCAGAAGCGGCAGTGGTATTATCGGTATGGTACAGCCATCCCAAGCAAAAATATCATCTTCACTTGAGAATAACGACCAATTCGGCACGGCGGAACGTGGTCGCCCATTATATGATGTTGGCTGCGCGGGACTGATTTCCAATTTCGAAGAAAGTAATAATGGTCAATATATCATTGTATTGACCGGGTTAAGACGCTTTAAGATTAAAAAGGAACTACCCAAAGAATATCAATTTCGTGAGGTACTCGCCGATTATTCACCCTATATGGAAGATGGTGATGATATCAGTCTTTTCGATGACGAATATAAAGACCCGTTCATTAGACTTTTAAATGAATATTTTAATGCCTTTGACATCGACATGGATGTTAACGAATTTTATGACATCCCCCACGAAGAACTAGTGAACTCAATGGCCATGATTTGCCCGTTCGAAGCATCCGAGAAACAATTGCTTTTGGAAAGCCCAACCTGTAAAACACGCGTTCAGATGATGATGCAATTAATGGATTTCAATCTTAGAAAACATGATATATCATCAGATAATATCATTCATTAA
- a CDS encoding Trm112 family protein: MSSENKINYGKLDPKLLEVLACPLTKTTLTYDEEAGELISKKAKLAFPVRDGIPIMLVDEARELE, translated from the coding sequence ATGAGCAGCGAAAATAAAATCAATTACGGCAAACTTGATCCAAAATTATTAGAGGTTCTTGCCTGCCCGCTTACCAAAACGACGCTTACCTATGATGAAGAGGCAGGCGAATTAATCAGCAAAAAAGCAAAGTTAGCCTTTCCGGTTAGAGACGGCATTCCCATCATGCTAGTCGATGAAGCAAGAGAGCTTGAATAG
- a CDS encoding UbiH/UbiF/VisC/COQ6 family ubiquinone biosynthesis hydroxylase → MSKTAKVINSDVLISGGGVVGMTLGYALAEHGVSVSLVDAIDIEASLSDEFDGRSYAISYAPYVMLKTIGLWDKIGHEAQPIDEIHVTDGESPVFLHFDEKELGDGPLGQMVEVRHIRAGLYDAVKGHKNITLYAPDKIVSTENIAGGVDIVLESGAKIKAQLLIGAEGRKSDLRAENGIKVRNWDYKQTGIVTTVEHELPHQGIAHEKFYPSGPFAILPLKGNRSSIVWCEPPERAKTIMGLNEAGFNAELKKKFGDFLGNVESIGLRWSYPLSMQLADDYTAERFCLVGDAVHGIHPIAGQGFNLGLRDIAALTEVLIDGKRIGADLGSELVLERYVHWRRTDNNMLALGMDGLTRLFSNDNPVITFARRAGIAAVEEMPSVKKFFMQHARGTVGKLPKLLKGETL, encoded by the coding sequence ATGTCAAAAACCGCAAAAGTAATTAATTCAGACGTTCTAATTTCTGGTGGTGGCGTTGTTGGTATGACGCTTGGTTACGCACTTGCGGAACATGGTGTTTCAGTGTCGCTCGTTGATGCGATTGATATCGAAGCATCGCTAAGTGATGAATTTGATGGCCGTTCATATGCCATATCTTATGCCCCATATGTCATGCTGAAAACGATTGGGTTATGGGATAAAATTGGCCATGAAGCCCAGCCCATTGATGAAATTCACGTTACTGACGGGGAAAGTCCGGTATTTCTTCATTTTGATGAAAAGGAACTTGGTGACGGACCACTTGGGCAAATGGTTGAGGTTCGTCATATTAGAGCAGGTCTTTATGACGCGGTCAAAGGCCATAAAAACATTACCCTTTACGCGCCAGATAAAATTGTAAGCACTGAAAATATTGCGGGTGGCGTTGATATCGTGCTTGAAAGTGGTGCAAAAATTAAAGCCCAGCTTTTAATCGGCGCAGAAGGCAGGAAATCAGACCTTCGTGCAGAGAATGGCATAAAGGTTCGAAATTGGGATTATAAGCAAACCGGAATTGTTACGACGGTTGAACATGAATTGCCGCATCAGGGTATTGCTCATGAAAAATTTTATCCTTCTGGTCCCTTTGCCATCTTGCCTTTAAAAGGAAACAGATCATCGATTGTTTGGTGCGAGCCACCGGAACGCGCCAAGACCATTATGGGATTAAATGAAGCAGGTTTTAATGCTGAACTTAAGAAAAAATTCGGTGATTTTCTTGGAAATGTGGAATCAATAGGCCTTCGTTGGTCATATCCTTTATCCATGCAGCTTGCGGATGACTATACCGCCGAGCGTTTTTGTTTGGTGGGCGATGCGGTACATGGCATTCATCCGATCGCGGGACAAGGGTTTAATCTTGGGCTGCGGGATATTGCGGCCTTAACCGAAGTGCTTATTGACGGTAAACGTATCGGTGCAGATCTGGGTTCAGAATTGGTGCTGGAACGATATGTTCATTGGCGCCGTACTGATAATAATATGCTGGCGCTTGGGATGGACGGATTAACGCGGCTCTTTTCCAACGATAATCCGGTGATTACTTTCGCAAGACGCGCCGGCATTGCCGCGGTTGAAGAAATGCCAAGTGTGAAGAAGTTCTTCATGCAGCACGCACGCGGTACTGTCGGAAAATTACCGAAGTTATTAAAGGGCGAAACTCTTTAA
- a CDS encoding ammonium transporter produces METLKTGTDVFFILIGAILVFAMHAGFAFLEVGSVRKKNQVNALVKIISDFAVSTIVYFFIGYQIAYGINFFNTAEMISGIGESSPFTANGYDMVKFFFLLTFAAAIPAIISGGIAERSRFKPQLLATAILVGFLYPVFEGMVWNDLMGFQDWLSATFGHPFHDFAGSVVVHTVGGWMALGAIVMLGARTGRYRKDGTPLGIPPSNIPFLALGSWILCIGWFGFNVMSAGEVSTSSGLVALNSLMAMAGGILSSLYIGKQDPGFIHNGALAGLVAVCAGSDLMHPLGALIVGLVAGAIFVKMFTICGNRWKIDDVLGVWPLHGICGVWGGISAGIFGSQTFWGLGGVSIMSQIIGTFVGALFAFASGLLVFGLLKITIGIRLSKEDEYLGADLSIHRISATPEEDFGLR; encoded by the coding sequence ATGGAAACATTAAAGACAGGTACAGATGTATTTTTTATTCTCATTGGGGCCATTTTAGTATTTGCAATGCATGCAGGTTTTGCATTTTTAGAAGTAGGAAGCGTACGAAAGAAAAACCAAGTAAATGCCCTGGTTAAAATTATTTCTGACTTTGCAGTTTCCACAATCGTGTATTTCTTTATTGGTTATCAAATTGCTTATGGCATTAACTTTTTTAATACGGCCGAAATGATAAGCGGCATTGGTGAAAGCTCCCCTTTCACGGCCAATGGGTATGATATGGTGAAATTTTTCTTTCTATTGACATTTGCCGCCGCAATTCCAGCCATTATTTCAGGTGGCATCGCAGAAAGAAGCCGATTTAAACCTCAATTACTGGCCACTGCCATTTTGGTCGGTTTTCTATATCCCGTATTTGAAGGAATGGTGTGGAATGATTTAATGGGTTTTCAAGATTGGTTAAGCGCTACTTTCGGGCATCCATTTCATGATTTTGCCGGTTCAGTCGTTGTCCACACTGTTGGTGGTTGGATGGCGTTAGGGGCTATTGTAATGTTGGGTGCCAGAACTGGCCGTTACCGTAAAGACGGCACGCCACTTGGTATTCCACCATCAAATATACCATTTCTTGCCCTTGGTTCATGGATTTTATGTATTGGGTGGTTTGGCTTTAATGTGATGAGCGCAGGTGAAGTTTCCACCTCTAGCGGGCTTGTCGCGTTAAATAGTTTGATGGCAATGGCAGGCGGTATTCTGTCCTCATTATATATTGGAAAACAGGATCCGGGATTTATCCATAATGGTGCTCTCGCGGGATTGGTTGCCGTATGTGCGGGTTCAGACTTAATGCACCCTCTTGGTGCACTTATTGTTGGATTAGTCGCCGGTGCAATATTCGTCAAAATGTTCACCATTTGCGGAAATAGATGGAAAATTGATGATGTTCTGGGTGTATGGCCTTTGCACGGAATTTGTGGTGTTTGGGGTGGCATAAGTGCTGGTATTTTCGGCTCACAAACATTTTGGGGATTAGGCGGCGTATCGATCATGTCGCAAATCATTGGTACTTTTGTTGGTGCATTATTCGCGTTTGCATCAGGGTTATTGGTGTTTGGTTTATTAAAAATAACCATCGGAATTCGTCTTTCAAAAGAAGATGAATATTTAGGAGCTGATTTATCAATTCATAGGATCAGCGCCACACCAGAAGAGGATTTCGGATTGAGATAA
- a CDS encoding FtsK/SpoIIIE family DNA translocase gives MATRRKTIKKNAKKSLLPASVSEFLHKALIRLWGSALIALFVALVASFFTYDINDPSWNNVVEGDVTNILGQAGSHVSDIFMQTLGLASYILVLPLVTWGWRVMSLKGLPYIFMHLLMLPLLAMMAATAFSTIPPYETWPLGDVGLGGVMGNVLLDYVSSFIAWTGISFYPVIIGVLFTILAAICFFYTSGLDRDEWSQMGHGIKIGAAAILMKLIAGAVYLRQAFKGASERSKQKEVVKKAKTAARKEPPLKKSDEPEKEKRAIPIIDPEKKSVRVSKRETKESQPMLDILTDGEFALPSLSLLSPPKPVEEQDRLTHDALEQNARMLEAVLDDFGVKGEITKVRPGPVVTLYELEPAPGTKSSRVINLADDIARSMSAVSARVAVVPGKNAIGIELPNSAREIVSLREILSSSVYEDSKAKLPMALGKDIGGEPIVVDIATMPHLLVAGTTGSGKSVAINVMILSLLYKMTPAECRLIMVDPKMLELSVYDDIPHLLTPVVTDPKKAVVALKWAVREMEQRYQNMAKLQVRNITAYNKRLEEARKKGENITRKVQTGFDQETGKPIYEEENLDLTPLPMIVVIVDEMADLMLVAGKDIEALIQRLAQMARAAGIHLIMATQRPSVDVITGTIKANFPTRVAFQVTSKIDSRTILGEQGAEQLLGMGDMLFMAGGGRITRVHGPFVADDEVENVVTALKKQGAPEYLTDIVEEPDEGFDSQFLQNSQMTPGAGKPSGDELYDRAVAIVARDQKASTSYIQRQLQIGYNRAANIIEKMEREGVVSSANHVGKREVLVQDHSEEY, from the coding sequence TTGGCGACCAGACGCAAAACAATAAAGAAAAACGCAAAAAAATCTCTTTTACCCGCTTCAGTAAGCGAATTTCTGCATAAAGCGCTTATCCGTTTATGGGGCAGTGCGCTTATTGCACTTTTTGTTGCGTTGGTTGCATCTTTCTTCACCTATGACATTAATGACCCAAGCTGGAATAATGTCGTCGAAGGGGACGTTACCAATATACTCGGTCAAGCTGGGTCACATGTTTCTGATATCTTTATGCAAACGCTGGGCCTTGCTTCTTATATTCTTGTGCTGCCACTGGTGACATGGGGTTGGCGGGTTATGTCGTTAAAGGGTCTTCCATATATATTTATGCATTTACTGATGTTACCGCTGCTTGCGATGATGGCGGCTACCGCCTTTTCAACCATTCCGCCTTATGAAACCTGGCCACTTGGTGATGTGGGTCTTGGCGGTGTGATGGGTAATGTGCTGCTTGATTATGTCAGCAGCTTTATCGCATGGACAGGCATCAGTTTTTACCCCGTTATCATCGGCGTACTATTCACTATTCTTGCGGCCATCTGCTTTTTCTATACTTCCGGTCTGGACCGTGATGAATGGTCCCAAATGGGTCACGGCATCAAAATTGGCGCAGCCGCTATCTTGATGAAATTAATTGCTGGTGCAGTTTATCTAAGACAAGCCTTTAAAGGGGCAAGCGAGAGATCAAAACAAAAAGAGGTCGTTAAAAAGGCAAAAACAGCAGCCAGAAAAGAACCGCCACTTAAAAAATCGGATGAGCCGGAAAAAGAAAAAAGAGCCATTCCGATCATTGATCCGGAAAAGAAAAGCGTACGCGTCAGTAAGCGTGAAACAAAAGAAAGCCAGCCGATGCTGGATATATTGACCGACGGGGAATTTGCCCTTCCGTCTTTAAGCCTTCTTTCACCACCAAAACCGGTTGAGGAACAAGACCGTCTAACCCATGATGCATTGGAACAAAATGCACGTATGCTTGAAGCGGTTCTTGATGATTTCGGCGTAAAAGGCGAAATCACCAAAGTTCGCCCTGGCCCTGTTGTCACCCTTTATGAACTGGAACCAGCACCGGGCACCAAATCATCACGCGTGATCAACCTTGCCGATGATATCGCCAGATCCATGAGCGCTGTATCCGCCCGTGTGGCAGTTGTCCCTGGCAAAAATGCCATTGGTATTGAACTGCCGAATAGCGCACGCGAAATTGTATCGTTGCGCGAAATTTTATCCTCAAGTGTTTATGAAGACAGCAAAGCAAAACTGCCGATGGCACTGGGCAAAGATATCGGCGGTGAACCCATTGTCGTTGATATTGCTACCATGCCGCATTTGCTTGTTGCGGGAACCACCGGATCGGGTAAATCAGTTGCCATCAATGTGATGATATTGTCGCTTCTTTATAAAATGACGCCCGCTGAATGCCGCCTAATTATGGTTGACCCGAAAATGCTGGAACTATCGGTTTATGATGATATCCCGCACCTGTTAACACCTGTTGTAACAGACCCGAAAAAAGCCGTTGTCGCCTTAAAATGGGCGGTCCGTGAAATGGAACAGCGTTATCAAAATATGGCAAAACTACAGGTGCGTAACATTACCGCCTATAATAAACGCCTCGAAGAAGCCCGTAAAAAAGGTGAAAATATCACCCGCAAGGTTCAAACCGGTTTTGATCAGGAAACCGGCAAACCGATTTACGAAGAAGAAAATCTGGACCTAACCCCGCTTCCGATGATTGTGGTGATTGTTGATGAAATGGCCGATCTGATGCTTGTGGCCGGTAAAGATATCGAAGCACTTATTCAGCGCCTTGCGCAAATGGCCCGTGCCGCCGGTATTCATTTGATCATGGCAACACAGCGCCCATCCGTTGACGTAATCACCGGAACCATTAAAGCCAACTTCCCGACCCGTGTGGCGTTTCAGGTGACATCGAAAATCGATAGTCGCACGATCCTTGGTGAACAGGGGGCGGAACAGTTACTTGGGATGGGGGATATGCTGTTTATGGCAGGGGGTGGTCGCATCACCCGTGTCCACGGACCGTTTGTGGCTGATGACGAGGTTGAAAATGTTGTCACCGCCCTTAAAAAACAAGGCGCGCCAGAATATTTGACCGACATCGTCGAAGAACCGGACGAAGGATTTGATTCACAATTCTTACAAAATTCGCAAATGACACCCGGTGCTGGCAAGCCATCAGGCGATGAATTATATGACCGTGCCGTTGCCATTGTCGCCCGCGATCAAAAGGCATCCACCAGTTATATTCAACGACAACTTCAAATCGGTTATAACCGCGCAGCCAATATTATTGAAAAAATGGAAAGAGAAGGGGTCGTCAGTTCTGCCAATCATGTTGGGAAACGTGAAGTATTAGTACAAGACCATTCCGAGGAATATTAA
- a CDS encoding LolA family protein — translation MIKPLIYTTVLSLMIGQAAFVSAQEVEQEKLSPPPGIEESNEPVSTPQTKENEPEPKARMVQFDVPPTVIEGEDRDNVISKIEDTLNRIRTMKATFIQRGPQGNVDEGVIYIERPGKIRFEYTDDTPILLVGNDDMLSFIDYEVNQISRWPIDKTPLSVLVDDNIDLQDKDIQIPEMIRFAGLIKASVIQPDQKDYGYITLIFEESTMELKSWEVVDVQGYTTRVALLNPEYNITVDQAHFTYDDPRPRRRGPRR, via the coding sequence ATGATAAAACCACTAATATATACAACGGTTCTATCCCTGATGATTGGTCAGGCCGCCTTTGTTTCTGCACAGGAAGTCGAACAGGAAAAGCTTTCCCCACCACCGGGTATTGAAGAAAGCAATGAACCTGTTTCAACACCACAAACAAAAGAAAATGAACCAGAACCAAAAGCACGCATGGTTCAGTTCGATGTTCCCCCCACAGTGATTGAGGGCGAAGACCGAGATAATGTCATTTCAAAAATCGAAGACACCTTAAACCGTATCCGCACCATGAAAGCCACATTCATACAACGTGGCCCACAAGGAAATGTGGATGAAGGTGTGATTTATATCGAACGCCCCGGTAAAATCAGATTTGAATATACCGATGATACGCCGATTTTGCTGGTGGGTAATGATGACATGCTGTCTTTCATCGATTATGAGGTTAATCAAATCAGCCGCTGGCCCATTGATAAAACACCGTTAAGCGTTCTTGTGGATGACAATATTGATTTACAGGATAAAGATATCCAAATCCCTGAAATGATCCGTTTTGCCGGCCTTATCAAAGCATCCGTTATTCAGCCGGATCAAAAAGATTATGGATACATAACATTGATATTCGAAGAATCGACAATGGAACTTAAATCCTGGGAAGTTGTTGATGTTCAGGGATATACCACACGTGTGGCGCTGTTAAACCCCGAATATAACATTACCGTAGATCAAGCACATTTCACATATGACGATCCACGCCCGCGCCGTCGTGGCCCACGCCGCTGA